A segment of the Alistipes communis genome:
CGTCAGCGAAAGGATCAGCGCGAAGAGGAACATGCCGATCACATAGTCCCAGTAGAAGAGTTCGTAACGCCAGGTTTTGGCGGCCATTTTCTGGGTGTTGCCCCAGGAGCCCCAGCACAACATCGTCACGAAACAGAAGACGACGGCCAGTGCGTAACTGTCGACAATAAACATAGGTTGAAGTTTTAGTTGGTGTTTCAGTTGGTTTTTCTTCGTTTTCTCGCCTCGTCATAACCCGAACTGCGTCCGGCTTCGCTTTCGGCTTATCGAAAAAGCCGGTAACGATTACGGTTCGGGGCGATCGAGCGAATCGAGTTCGGCACGCGTCGGGATCGAGCTTTGCGCACCCATCCGGGCCACGGAGATCGCCGAGGCGCACGTGGCGAAACGGACGGCCTCGACCAGCGTCCGCCCCTCGGCCAGCCCCACGCACAGCGCACCGTTGAACACGTCGCCGGCCGCGGTAGTGTCCACGGCGTCGACCCTGTGCGCCGGAATACGCTCCGACACCTCGCCGGAGCGGACGAGCGCCCCCAGCGAACCCAGCGTAACGACGACGTTGCGGACGCCGCGCGCCAGCAGCACGTCGGCCGCACGCTCAGCGCCCTCCCAGCCGTCGACAACCACGCCGGTCAACAACTGGCTCTCGCTGCGATTGGGGGTGATCATGTAGAGCCCCGACAGCAACCCGTCCGACAGAACGGCAGCCGGAGCGGGATTGAGGATCACCTTCGTCCCCGCCTCGCGGGCGATCGCGGCAGCGTATTCGACAGCGGGCATCGGAATCTCCAACTGCATGAGCAGGTACTCCGAACGGCGGATCGCATCCGCCACCGCATCGATGTCGGCGGGAGTCAGCCGGTCATTGGCGCCCGGAGCCACCACGATGCAGTTCTCGCCCGCGGCGTCGACCGTGATAAGCGCCATTCCCGACGGGGCGGCCCCGTCCTTTATAATATAGGAGATGTCGATGCCGTCCCGCGCGTAGGATTCGAGCGAACGCTGCCCGAACATGTCGTCGCCGATCTTGGCCACGAACTTCACGCCGCCGCCGATCCGGGCGACCGCCACGGCCTGATTGGCCCCCTTGCCGCCGGCATTCATCATGAATGTCCCGCCCAGCACCGTTTCGCCCGGGTCGGGAATACGATTCGTTTTTATCAGCAGATCCGTGTTCGAACTGCCGATCACCATGATTTTTTCCATCCTGAAGAATTATAAGTTCACTTGTTGAAGTAGTCTTTTTCCGCGCGACGCAAACGTTTGTGCAAATATACGCTATTTAGTCAGAAAAAAAACAGATTTCGTCTTTTTTTATGAAAAAATCCTATCTTTGTGCCAGAAAATCGATCTTCACACCCCGAAACAGGCCTTTCACCGATGCGAAAAGAGACTCTGATAACGTTGTCCCGACGAACCGGATTTTCCGTTTCGACGGTCTCCCGCGTGCTCAACGGCAAAGCCAACAAGTACAGGATCAGCGAGAAAACCGTCAAGCTCATCACCGAAGAGGCCAACAGTCGAAATTACAAGCCGAGTCTGCTGGCCAAAGGTTTGCGCACGCAGAAAACCAACACGATCGGACTGCTCGTGCCGGGGATCGACAACCCCTACTTCGCCAACATCGCCAGCACCGTCATCAGCGAAACGAGCCGGCTCGGCTACACGACCGTGCTGGTCGACACGATGGGCGCCCCCGACCTCGAACGGGCCGGTGTCGAATCGCTCGTATCGCGCATGGTCGACGGCATCATCGTCGTGCCGAGCGGGCAGGAACCCGACGCGCTGGAATCGATCGACCGCAACCGCACGCCGGTGGTGCTCATCGACCGCTATTTCGAACCGACGGCGCTCCCCTACGTCACGACGAACAACTACGAAGGCGGGCTCAACGCCACGAAATATCTCATCGGATTCGGCCATAGGGACATCCTATGTATCAGGGGAGTACCCCACTCGATGCCCGCACGCGAACGCGAGCGGGGCTATCTCGACGCACTGCGCGAGGCGGGATTGGAGGATCGCGCCCGCATCGCGGGCAACGACTTCTCGATCCAGAACGGGTATCTCGAAACGAAGTTCGCGCTGAGCGGATCGGCACGCCCCACGGCGATCTTCGCCATGAGCAACACCATCCTGCTGGGGACGATCAAGGCAATCAAGGAGTCGGGACTTCGGATTCCCGACGACATCTCGGTCGTCTCGTTCGACAACTACACCTACCTCGACTACCTCGATCCGGCCATCACGCGCGTGAGCCAGCGCATCAGCGAAATGGGTGCCCTGGCCGTAAAGATCCTCCTGCAACGGATCGAAGGCACGGGCAACGACGATGCGAAGATCCAGCTCTCGCCGCAGCTCATCGTCTGCAACTCGGTCGCGCACGCACACGGCGAGAAATAGGCAATCCAATCATTTTCAACCTAATATGAAACGAATTATCTTTCTGGCATCGCTTTTTCTGTTTGCGCATACGTTTGCGCTCGCACAAACGCGGAAAGACGGCGACAAGCCCGACCTCAACCGGGGGCGCACGCTCTACACT
Coding sequences within it:
- a CDS encoding LacI family DNA-binding transcriptional regulator; this translates as MRKETLITLSRRTGFSVSTVSRVLNGKANKYRISEKTVKLITEEANSRNYKPSLLAKGLRTQKTNTIGLLVPGIDNPYFANIASTVISETSRLGYTTVLVDTMGAPDLERAGVESLVSRMVDGIIVVPSGQEPDALESIDRNRTPVVLIDRYFEPTALPYVTTNNYEGGLNATKYLIGFGHRDILCIRGVPHSMPARERERGYLDALREAGLEDRARIAGNDFSIQNGYLETKFALSGSARPTAIFAMSNTILLGTIKAIKESGLRIPDDISVVSFDNYTYLDYLDPAITRVSQRISEMGALAVKILLQRIEGTGNDDAKIQLSPQLIVCNSVAHAHGEK
- the rbsK gene encoding ribokinase; this translates as MEKIMVIGSSNTDLLIKTNRIPDPGETVLGGTFMMNAGGKGANQAVAVARIGGGVKFVAKIGDDMFGQRSLESYARDGIDISYIIKDGAAPSGMALITVDAAGENCIVVAPGANDRLTPADIDAVADAIRRSEYLLMQLEIPMPAVEYAAAIAREAGTKVILNPAPAAVLSDGLLSGLYMITPNRSESQLLTGVVVDGWEGAERAADVLLARGVRNVVVTLGSLGALVRSGEVSERIPAHRVDAVDTTAAGDVFNGALCVGLAEGRTLVEAVRFATCASAISVARMGAQSSIPTRAELDSLDRPEP